atgataatgtagAGGATGCAAATTTTTATGAAAATGTTGATGGGGGAGTTCCATATTTGAATCAAATTTTTCAAAGTGTGGATGAGGCCGGTCATTTTTTTAGGGCTTATGCTTTACGAAATGGCTTTGCTATTAAAATTCAAGCTAGCCATCGTAATAAAGACAACGAGATATATGGTCGTTTATATGTTTGTAGGCTTTATGGAAAAAGTGTCGTCGCCGAGAGTAGTCAAAATAAACGGCGTAGAGAGGTTCTTCCTAAAAGCGAGTGCAAGGTTAGGATGTAtgtcaattatcaaaagaaaaaacgTCACTGGGAGGTAACTAGCCTTGAATTGGTACATAACCACGGTCTTGTTTCCCCTAGTAAGATGAATTTGGTACAACGAGAAAGACATGTCAACACCGCGACCCGTAGTTTGATTAAAACGCTTTATGGTTCGGGGGTTCGTAATTGTCAAGTGATGAATGTGATTGGTAACATTCATGGAGGTAATGGCAAAGTTGGTTTCAATGTTCAACATGTTAGGAATGTGTTGAGAGATGAGAGGAAGAAAAGGTTTGAGATTAGTGAC
This sequence is a window from Apium graveolens cultivar Ventura chromosome 9, ASM990537v1, whole genome shotgun sequence. Protein-coding genes within it:
- the LOC141686145 gene encoding protein FAR1-RELATED SEQUENCE 5-like; translated protein: MKKREAIDHNLHLDDLNTSEEPKTPVYVEDDDFVDRNEEFINLDDDLVDVEDENDENEVENDSDNVEGEDEDEDDNVEDANFYENVDGGVPYLNQIFQSVDEAGHFFRAYALRNGFAIKIQASHRNKDNEIYGRLYVCRLYGKSVVAESSQNKRRREVLPKSECKVRMYVNYQKKKRHWEVTSLELVHNHGLVSPSKMNLVQRERHVNTATRSLIKTLYGSGVRNCQVMNVIGNIHGGNGKVGFNVQHVRNVLRDERKKRFEISDAQAGLDLLHRLNEESGSKYFIMTEVDEENRLKCLVWIDPRCIMAYQNFGDVMAFDTTYRKNRCAMSFVPFIGVNHHYQSVIFGFALMQDEHASTFEWILRT